The following proteins are co-located in the Tardibacter chloracetimidivorans genome:
- a CDS encoding phosphatidylserine decarboxylase, with amino-acid sequence MASIKSAPGTTVKYRMPSVHPEGVKFVVIAAVICAALAFFGWETLAWPMAGITLWVAAFFRDPVRATPSGEGVIASPADGLVTMIQEVTPPHELTSGEGGLEPEPVIRVSIFMSVFDVHINRAPVGGRVSRVVYVPGKFLNADLDKASDDNERQYFVVERPDGVKVGFTQIAGLVARRIVKFAKVGDIVVAGQRIGLIRFGSRVDVFLPSGTAPKVVLGQRAIAGETVLGIIGDFVPAAGVLQ; translated from the coding sequence ATGGCATCTATCAAAAGCGCACCGGGCACGACCGTGAAATACCGCATGCCTTCGGTTCATCCCGAAGGCGTCAAGTTCGTGGTGATTGCGGCCGTCATCTGCGCCGCCCTCGCCTTTTTTGGATGGGAGACGCTCGCCTGGCCGATGGCCGGCATCACCCTGTGGGTGGCCGCGTTTTTCCGCGACCCCGTCAGGGCGACGCCTTCCGGCGAGGGCGTGATCGCTTCTCCCGCCGATGGACTGGTGACGATGATCCAGGAGGTCACGCCGCCCCATGAACTGACGAGCGGGGAGGGCGGGCTGGAGCCGGAACCCGTCATCCGCGTTTCCATCTTCATGAGCGTGTTCGACGTCCACATCAATCGCGCGCCCGTGGGCGGGCGGGTGTCCCGCGTGGTGTACGTGCCGGGCAAGTTCCTGAACGCCGATCTGGACAAGGCGAGCGACGACAATGAGCGGCAGTATTTCGTCGTCGAGCGGCCTGACGGCGTGAAGGTCGGCTTCACCCAGATTGCGGGGCTGGTCGCCCGGCGCATCGTCAAATTCGCCAAGGTGGGCGATATCGTGGTGGCCGGGCAGCGGATCGGCCTTATCCGCTTCGGGAGCAGGGTGGACGTGTTCCTGCCGAGCGGCACAGCCCCCAAGGTGGTGCTCGGGCAGCGTGCGATCGCGGGCGAGACCGTTCTGGGCATAATTGGCGATTTCGTGCCTGCCGCCGGCGTGCTGCAGTGA
- a CDS encoding NADP-dependent isocitrate dehydrogenase, with translation MAKIKVKTPVVEIDGDEMTRIIWQWIREKLILPYLDIDLVYFDLSVEKRDETDDQITIDSANAIKKYGVGVKCATITPDEARVEEFNLKQMWKSPNGTIRNILGGVVFREPIVIKNVPRLVPGWTDPIVIGRHAFGDQYRATDFRVPGPGKLRMVWEGTNGEKIEKEVFDFPSAGVTMGMYNLDDSIRDFARASFNYGLNRGWPVYLSTKNTILKAYDGRFKDLFQEVFDAEFADQFKKANIIYEHRLIDDMVASALKWSGKFVWACKNYDGDVQSDTVAQGFGSLGLMTSVLMSPDGRTIEAEAAHGTVTRHYRMHQQGKSTSTNPIASIFAWTGGLKYRGKFDDTPEVTRFAETLERVCVETVEQGQMTKDLALLIGPDQSWMTTEQFFEAIRVNLEKAMAAGV, from the coding sequence ATGGCGAAGATCAAGGTGAAGACGCCTGTCGTCGAGATCGACGGCGACGAGATGACCCGCATTATCTGGCAATGGATTCGCGAAAAGCTGATCCTGCCCTATCTGGACATCGATCTCGTCTACTTCGATCTCTCCGTCGAGAAGCGCGACGAGACGGACGACCAGATCACCATCGATTCCGCCAATGCGATCAAGAAGTACGGCGTTGGCGTCAAATGCGCCACCATCACCCCGGACGAGGCCCGTGTCGAGGAGTTCAACCTCAAGCAGATGTGGAAATCGCCCAACGGCACCATCCGCAACATCCTGGGCGGCGTGGTCTTCCGCGAGCCGATCGTTATCAAGAACGTACCGAGGCTGGTGCCCGGCTGGACCGACCCGATCGTGATCGGCCGTCACGCCTTTGGCGACCAGTATCGCGCCACCGATTTCCGAGTCCCCGGCCCCGGCAAGCTGCGCATGGTCTGGGAAGGCACGAACGGCGAGAAGATCGAAAAGGAAGTCTTCGATTTCCCCAGCGCCGGCGTCACCATGGGCATGTACAATCTGGACGATTCGATCCGGGACTTCGCCCGCGCCAGCTTCAACTACGGCCTCAATCGCGGCTGGCCGGTCTATCTTTCCACCAAGAACACGATCCTGAAGGCCTATGACGGCCGCTTCAAGGACCTGTTCCAGGAGGTGTTCGACGCCGAATTCGCCGACCAGTTCAAGAAGGCCAACATTATCTATGAACACCGCCTCATCGACGACATGGTCGCATCGGCGCTGAAATGGTCGGGCAAGTTCGTCTGGGCCTGCAAGAATTATGACGGCGACGTCCAGTCGGACACGGTCGCGCAGGGCTTTGGCTCGCTTGGCCTGATGACCTCCGTGCTGATGAGTCCCGACGGCAGGACCATCGAGGCCGAGGCAGCGCACGGCACCGTCACGCGCCACTATCGTATGCACCAGCAAGGCAAATCGACGTCGACCAATCCGATCGCCTCGATCTTCGCCTGGACCGGCGGCCTGAAATATCGCGGCAAGTTCGACGATACGCCCGAGGTCACGCGCTTTGCCGAAACGCTGGAGCGGGTCTGCGTGGAAACGGTCGAACAGGGTCAGATGACGAAGGATCTGGCGCTGCTGATCGGTCCGGATCAGTCATGGATGACGACGGAACAGTTTTTCGAGGCGATCCGCGTCAATCTTGAAAAGGCGATGGCCGCGGGCGTCTGA
- a CDS encoding cation:proton antiporter domain-containing protein produces the protein MALPIDSPGFRETLVVLGSAGLVIPAFHRLRVNPVIGFILVGLFAGPYGLGALTDDLPWVAWISISDAERIEPFAEIGIILLLFSIGLELSFRRLWDMRQLVFGIGSAELLLSSLLIGGIILATGSSWQTATALGLALALSSTALVLPMVGTQSPVGRASFSMLLFEDVMLVPIIFALGVLGPLGGGDDLDSLFRVLWMGGATVIALLLLGRMLLPRLFRQAARTKNPELFLSAALLVIILASMATTLAGLSPIVGALLAGLLIAETEYRAQVEVMTEPFKGLALGVFLITVGMSLDLPFIISNWPMLLLATVGVLLLKALVTSGLLRLIRTPGGVSAEVGLLMASPSETTLIVLAAAQGARLIGPDTASFWQVVTAIGLTATPLLARLGRDVARRVDSRSDAGLELLEQGHNGRTVIIGFGRVGRMVAQMLERHGKTFIAVDADADTVRRARNEGYPIVFGDVARPGFVEKLDLGHAASLVLTMDNPVQNVATTARARENWPELCIVARARDSGHAGELYRAGATDAVPETLESSLQLSEAVLVDLGVAMGPVIASIHERRAELREEIKALAPEMDRAPSLQRRRLRDAAGTGDDPHE, from the coding sequence ATGGCCCTGCCGATCGACTCCCCCGGCTTTCGTGAAACTCTGGTTGTGCTCGGCAGCGCGGGGCTTGTCATTCCCGCGTTTCACCGGCTGCGCGTCAACCCGGTCATCGGGTTCATCCTCGTCGGCCTGTTCGCAGGCCCCTATGGCCTGGGGGCGCTCACCGACGATCTTCCATGGGTCGCCTGGATTTCGATCTCGGACGCCGAACGGATAGAGCCGTTCGCTGAAATCGGCATCATTCTGCTGCTGTTCTCCATCGGGCTTGAACTCTCGTTCCGCCGCCTGTGGGACATGCGACAACTCGTGTTCGGCATAGGGTCTGCTGAACTGCTGCTGTCGTCGCTGCTGATCGGGGGAATTATCCTCGCGACCGGGTCAAGCTGGCAGACCGCGACGGCGCTCGGCCTTGCGCTCGCGCTGTCGTCCACCGCCCTGGTGCTGCCGATGGTCGGCACGCAAAGCCCGGTCGGGCGGGCCTCCTTCTCGATGCTGCTGTTCGAGGATGTGATGCTGGTGCCGATCATCTTCGCGCTCGGCGTGCTGGGGCCGCTGGGTGGCGGCGACGATCTGGACAGTCTGTTCAGGGTGCTATGGATGGGCGGCGCGACCGTCATCGCGCTTCTGCTGCTGGGGCGGATGCTGCTGCCGCGGCTGTTTCGACAGGCCGCGCGGACCAAGAACCCCGAGCTGTTCCTCTCGGCCGCGCTCCTCGTCATCATCCTTGCGAGCATGGCGACGACGCTTGCCGGGCTGTCACCGATCGTCGGCGCGCTGCTGGCCGGACTCCTGATCGCCGAGACGGAGTATCGCGCCCAGGTCGAGGTGATGACGGAGCCTTTCAAGGGGCTGGCGCTTGGCGTCTTCCTCATCACCGTAGGCATGAGCCTGGACCTGCCGTTCATCATCTCCAACTGGCCGATGCTTCTTCTGGCGACGGTCGGCGTGCTGCTGCTGAAGGCGCTGGTCACGTCGGGGCTGCTGCGGCTGATCCGGACGCCGGGCGGTGTCTCGGCCGAAGTCGGGCTACTGATGGCCTCACCCTCGGAAACGACTCTCATCGTTCTGGCGGCGGCGCAGGGGGCGCGGCTGATCGGGCCGGACACGGCCAGCTTCTGGCAGGTCGTGACCGCGATCGGGCTGACCGCGACGCCATTGCTCGCCCGGCTTGGCCGCGACGTCGCGCGGCGCGTGGACAGCCGGAGCGACGCGGGATTGGAGCTTCTGGAACAGGGGCACAACGGCCGAACCGTCATCATCGGCTTCGGCCGCGTGGGCCGCATGGTGGCGCAGATGCTCGAGCGGCACGGCAAGACCTTCATCGCCGTGGATGCCGATGCCGACACCGTCCGGCGCGCGCGCAACGAAGGCTATCCGATCGTCTTCGGGGACGTCGCGCGGCCCGGCTTCGTCGAAAAGCTGGACCTTGGCCATGCCGCGTCGCTGGTGCTGACGATGGACAATCCAGTACAGAATGTGGCGACCACGGCCCGCGCGCGCGAAAACTGGCCGGAGCTGTGCATCGTGGCGCGTGCGCGCGATTCCGGCCATGCGGGCGAACTCTACCGGGCGGGCGCGACCGACGCCGTGCCGGAGACGCTGGAATCCTCGCTCCAGCTATCGGAGGCCGTGCTTGTGGACCTGGGCGTTGCGATGGGTCCGGTGATCGCCTCGATCCACGAGCGCCGGGCCGAACTACGCGAGGAGATCAAGGCGCTCGCACCCGAGATGGACCGTGCGCCCTCGCTGCAACGAAGGCGGCTGCGTGACGCGGCGGGGACCGGCGACGACCCCCACGAATAA
- the alaS gene encoding alanine--tRNA ligase, which yields MTSTNDIRRSFLDHFAREGHQIVPSAPLVPHNDPTLMFVNAGMVPFKNVFTGLEKRPYSTATSSQKCVRAGGKHNDLDNVGYTARHHTFFEMLGNFSFGDYFKERAISLAWDLVTRGWGIDPARLTVTVYHTDDDAFNLWRKIAGLPESRIIRIATSDNFWAMGDTGPCGPCSEIFFDHGEHIPGGPPGSPDEDGDRFVEIWNLVFMQYEQMDKETRVDLPRPSIDTGMGLERVAAVLQGVHDNYDTDTFKALIAASGELTKSDPMGPMKASHRVIADHLRAAGFLVADGVLPANEGRGYVLRRIMRRAMRHAHLLGAAEPLMHRLVPELVAEMGGAYPELVRAQPLVEETLKLEETRFRQTLDKGLRLLEDATAGLKAGDTMAGDIAFRLYDTYGFPYDLTEDALRAQNLAVDRAGFDAAMAEQKRKARAAWSGSGEKASDAIWFDIAEEGGSTEFTGYVSDKAEAQVIALVKDGQRVDSAGAGDMVDIIVNQTPFYGESGGQMGDAGTITGDNGLKAAVSDTAKPLGRVHAHRAAIEAGTVKVGDSVHLAIDAERRAQIRANHSATHLLHAALRARLGGHVTQKGSLVAADRLRFDFSHPKALSADEIAAIEADVNAHIRSNDPVGTRLMTADEAIAAGAMALFGEKYGEEVRVLSMGRKDEGSYSVELCGGTHVGALGDIALFKILSESAVASGVRRIEALTGEAARQWLTAREDKLREAAAALKTSPDEVPARVASLVEERRRLERELADAKKQLALGGGGNAGAETASGPEQVGGHAFIGQVIEGLDPKGLRGLVDDAKKRLGSGVAVLVAVNEGRASVAVGVTQDLVATHSAVDLVKSAVAALGGQGGGGRPDMAQGGGPEGDKAQAAVQAVRQALEQVAAAA from the coding sequence TTGACCTCGACGAACGACATCCGCCGATCATTTCTGGACCACTTCGCGCGCGAAGGTCATCAGATCGTGCCCTCGGCGCCGCTCGTTCCCCACAATGATCCGACGCTGATGTTCGTCAATGCGGGCATGGTGCCCTTCAAGAATGTCTTCACCGGGCTGGAAAAGCGCCCCTACAGCACCGCCACGTCCTCGCAGAAATGCGTCCGCGCCGGCGGCAAGCACAATGATCTCGACAATGTCGGCTATACCGCGCGCCATCACACCTTCTTCGAGATGCTCGGCAATTTCTCGTTCGGCGACTATTTCAAGGAGCGGGCGATCAGCCTCGCCTGGGATCTGGTCACACGCGGCTGGGGCATCGATCCCGCCCGGCTGACGGTCACCGTCTATCATACCGATGACGACGCCTTTAACCTTTGGCGCAAGATCGCGGGGCTTCCCGAAAGCCGCATCATCCGCATAGCGACATCGGATAATTTCTGGGCGATGGGCGACACCGGTCCGTGTGGCCCCTGTTCCGAGATATTCTTCGATCACGGAGAGCACATCCCCGGCGGGCCTCCCGGTTCGCCGGATGAGGACGGCGACCGGTTCGTAGAGATCTGGAACCTGGTCTTCATGCAATATGAGCAGATGGACAAGGAAACCCGGGTCGATCTGCCGCGCCCGTCCATAGATACCGGCATGGGGCTGGAGCGGGTCGCGGCCGTGCTTCAGGGCGTTCATGACAATTATGATACCGACACGTTCAAGGCGCTGATCGCTGCTTCCGGCGAATTGACGAAAAGCGATCCCATGGGGCCGATGAAGGCCAGCCACAGGGTGATCGCCGATCACCTGCGCGCGGCCGGTTTCCTCGTGGCCGATGGCGTGCTTCCCGCAAACGAAGGCCGCGGCTATGTGCTGCGGCGGATCATGCGCAGGGCGATGCGCCACGCCCATCTGCTTGGCGCGGCCGAGCCGTTGATGCACCGTCTTGTGCCTGAACTCGTCGCCGAGATGGGCGGCGCCTATCCGGAACTGGTGCGCGCGCAGCCCCTCGTCGAAGAGACGCTAAAGCTGGAGGAAACCCGCTTCCGCCAGACGCTGGACAAGGGGCTGAGGCTGCTGGAGGACGCGACGGCGGGCCTGAAGGCGGGCGACACCATGGCCGGGGACATCGCCTTTCGCCTCTATGACACCTATGGCTTCCCCTATGACCTGACCGAAGACGCGCTTCGCGCCCAGAATCTGGCCGTGGACAGGGCGGGGTTCGACGCCGCAATGGCCGAGCAGAAGCGCAAGGCGCGCGCGGCCTGGAGCGGGTCCGGCGAAAAGGCGTCGGACGCCATCTGGTTCGATATCGCCGAAGAAGGCGGCTCGACCGAATTCACCGGTTATGTCTCCGACAAGGCGGAGGCGCAGGTGATCGCGCTGGTGAAGGACGGGCAGCGGGTCGACAGCGCGGGCGCTGGCGATATGGTCGACATCATCGTCAACCAGACGCCGTTCTATGGTGAAAGCGGCGGCCAGATGGGCGACGCGGGGACCATCACCGGCGACAATGGATTGAAGGCGGCGGTCAGCGATACGGCCAAGCCGCTCGGGCGGGTCCACGCACATCGCGCCGCGATCGAGGCGGGAACGGTCAAGGTCGGCGACAGCGTGCATCTCGCGATCGACGCTGAACGGCGCGCGCAGATTCGCGCCAATCACAGCGCTACCCATTTGCTGCACGCGGCGCTGCGCGCGCGGCTGGGTGGCCATGTGACGCAAAAGGGCTCGCTGGTCGCAGCCGACCGGCTACGGTTCGATTTCAGCCATCCAAAGGCCCTGTCGGCCGACGAAATCGCCGCGATCGAAGCGGATGTGAATGCCCATATCCGGTCCAACGATCCGGTCGGTACGCGGCTGATGACCGCGGATGAGGCGATCGCCGCCGGGGCAATGGCGCTCTTCGGCGAAAAATACGGCGAGGAAGTGCGCGTCCTCTCCATGGGCCGCAAGGACGAGGGTTCCTATTCGGTCGAACTGTGCGGCGGCACCCATGTGGGGGCGCTGGGCGACATTGCTCTCTTCAAGATCTTGAGCGAAAGCGCGGTCGCCAGCGGCGTCCGGCGGATCGAGGCGCTGACCGGCGAGGCCGCGCGCCAGTGGCTGACCGCACGCGAGGACAAGCTGCGCGAGGCTGCTGCAGCGCTCAAGACCTCCCCCGATGAAGTTCCGGCCCGTGTCGCCTCACTGGTGGAGGAGCGGCGCAGGCTGGAGCGCGAGCTTGCCGATGCGAAAAAGCAGCTTGCGCTTGGCGGCGGTGGAAACGCCGGGGCGGAGACGGCGAGCGGACCGGAGCAGGTCGGCGGCCATGCGTTCATCGGTCAGGTGATCGAGGGGCTTGATCCAAAGGGCCTGCGCGGCCTGGTGGACGACGCGAAGAAGCGGCTTGGCTCGGGCGTCGCAGTGCTCGTGGCGGTGAACGAAGGCCGGGCGAGCGTCGCCGTCGGAGTCACCCAGGACCTTGTCGCCACCCACAGCGCGGTCGATCTGGTGAAATCGGCCGTAGCCGCGCTTGGCGGGCAGGGCGGCGGCGGCCGTCCCGACATGGCGCAGGGCGGCGGTCCCGAAGGCGACAAGGCGCAGGCGGCCGTGCAGGCGGTGCGACAGGCGCTGGAGCAGGTCGCGGCAGCCGCCTGA
- the recA gene encoding recombinase RecA, which produces MSAQLRVVESKNMTSASDRQKALDAALAQIDRAFGKGSAMKLGSREAMEVEAVSTGSLGLDIALGIGGLPRGRVVEIYGPESSGKTTLALHAIAEAQKNGGTAAFVDAEHALDPVYAKKLGVNIDELIVSQPDTGEQALEITDTLVRSNAIDVLVIDSVAALVPRAEIEGEMGDSHVGLQARLMSQALRKLTGSISRSRCIVIFINQVRMKIGVMYGNPETTTGGNALKFYASVRLDIRRTGQIKDRDEIVGNTTRVKVVKNKVAPPFKQVEFDIMYGEGISKVGEILDLGVKAGLVEKSGAWFSYDSQRIGQGRENAKTFLKENRELLDRLEQAIRANAAGVSEALMGDPESDGDEEP; this is translated from the coding sequence ATGTCGGCTCAATTGCGGGTGGTGGAATCCAAGAACATGACTTCAGCTTCAGATCGTCAAAAGGCGTTGGACGCCGCTCTTGCGCAGATCGACCGGGCGTTCGGCAAGGGTTCGGCCATGAAGCTGGGCTCGCGGGAAGCCATGGAGGTGGAGGCCGTCTCCACCGGCTCGCTGGGGCTGGACATCGCGCTCGGCATCGGCGGCCTGCCGCGCGGCCGGGTGGTCGAGATTTACGGGCCGGAAAGCTCGGGCAAGACCACGCTTGCGCTCCACGCCATCGCCGAAGCGCAGAAAAATGGTGGAACGGCGGCTTTTGTCGATGCCGAACACGCGCTTGATCCGGTCTATGCCAAGAAGCTGGGCGTCAATATCGACGAGTTGATCGTCTCCCAGCCCGACACCGGCGAACAGGCGCTGGAAATCACCGATACGCTGGTGCGGTCCAACGCCATCGACGTGCTGGTTATCGATTCGGTCGCGGCGCTGGTTCCCCGCGCCGAAATCGAGGGTGAGATGGGAGACAGCCATGTCGGCCTTCAGGCGCGGCTGATGAGCCAGGCGTTGAGGAAACTCACCGGCTCGATTTCCCGCTCGCGCTGCATCGTGATCTTCATCAACCAGGTGCGAATGAAGATTGGTGTCATGTACGGCAATCCGGAAACGACCACCGGCGGCAATGCGCTGAAATTCTATGCGTCTGTCCGTCTCGACATTCGTCGCACCGGGCAGATCAAGGACCGCGACGAGATTGTCGGCAACACCACGCGGGTGAAGGTGGTGAAGAACAAGGTCGCTCCGCCGTTCAAGCAGGTGGAGTTCGACATCATGTATGGCGAAGGCATCTCCAAGGTCGGCGAAATCCTGGACCTGGGCGTGAAGGCCGGGCTCGTGGAGAAATCGGGTGCCTGGTTCAGCTATGATTCGCAGCGGATCGGCCAGGGGCGCGAGAACGCAAAGACCTTCCTCAAGGAAAATAGAGAGCTTCTCGACCGGCTCGAGCAGGCGATTCGCGCGAATGCGGCCGGCGTTTCGGAAGCATTGATGGGCGATCCGGAAAGCGACGGCGACGAAGAGCCCTGA
- a CDS encoding hybrid sensor histidine kinase/response regulator yields the protein MKGLPTDPVREQASRRDRVMLTMAAAASTVAALASAVLISWALQDVASGAIFGAVILGASALTFAVTRGRTAARVAATATDWTATRLTLDAMGGAAAICDVNGRLVCANQAWAEKAGGYRAPAELAGTDAEAVDAVARAQQQAWQQGSATVVFAPAEGSGRRVLSIKRMEGKDECCLWLLEERIGSAVRDTARALISGDVGEWFSRAGVSAVITDSEGRIIAANATFRTTIGRDDLVEQEATLTSLLDLDQSGVVRVLDGEGRRDPVRVVELALGGEPHEPRTYLFLLLDETGGDYGRAAGAAESSASIPALLGTLPLGLALTDRDGRFRFMNQAFCRAAGIGEGEEVLYPSDLVMEDEKAMVADAIRKMATGQPTLRDLRIRLKAAPEEPIVLTLARVTGFGLPAVILYLADNSEQEKLERQVAQATKMQAVGQLAGGVAHDFNNILTAIIGYCDLMLLRHGPGDSDFDDITQIKQNANRAANLVRQLLAFSRQQTLRPQVLQISDVVGELSHLLKRLLGERITLTVKHGRSLGAVRADPGQLEQVIVNLAVNARDAMPEGGELSISTFAVSAADARRLGADILPPADYTALKVSDTGAGIPADILANIFEPFFTTKEVGKGTGLGLSTVYGIVKQTGGYIFAESEPGHGASFTIYLPVHAAREGTERPAVPTGSKAQGNELWGVGTILLVEDEATVRAVAERALVRKGYRVVTAANGVEALERLAEEDHIDLLISDVVMPEMDGPTLVAKTREERPDLPIVFMSGYAEEQLRRSISVPGFAFLPKPFSVQQLGEAVRDALARAQEKREREGA from the coding sequence ATGAAGGGCTTACCGACCGATCCCGTTCGTGAGCAGGCATCCCGCCGGGACCGGGTTATGCTCACCATGGCGGCTGCCGCGTCGACGGTCGCCGCGCTCGCGTCGGCCGTCCTCATAAGCTGGGCACTTCAGGATGTGGCGTCGGGCGCGATCTTCGGGGCCGTGATTCTCGGCGCTTCCGCACTGACCTTTGCCGTCACGCGCGGACGCACCGCCGCGCGGGTGGCGGCGACGGCGACGGACTGGACGGCGACCCGCCTGACGCTGGATGCAATGGGCGGCGCGGCGGCGATTTGCGACGTTAACGGCCGCCTCGTCTGCGCGAACCAGGCCTGGGCGGAAAAGGCCGGGGGCTATCGCGCGCCCGCCGAGCTTGCCGGCACTGACGCAGAGGCGGTCGACGCGGTCGCCCGAGCGCAGCAGCAGGCATGGCAACAGGGAAGCGCTACCGTCGTTTTCGCCCCGGCCGAAGGGTCCGGCCGCCGCGTGCTTTCCATAAAAAGGATGGAGGGCAAGGACGAATGCTGCCTCTGGCTGCTGGAAGAACGGATCGGATCGGCCGTCCGGGACACCGCGCGCGCATTGATCTCGGGCGATGTGGGGGAATGGTTCTCGCGCGCCGGCGTCTCGGCCGTCATCACCGACAGCGAAGGCCGGATCATTGCGGCCAATGCGACGTTCAGGACCACCATCGGCCGGGATGATCTGGTGGAGCAGGAAGCCACGCTCACCAGCCTGCTCGACCTCGATCAGTCGGGCGTGGTCCGGGTGCTTGACGGAGAGGGGCGGCGCGATCCGGTGCGGGTGGTGGAGCTTGCGCTGGGCGGGGAGCCGCACGAGCCGCGCACCTATCTGTTCCTGCTGCTGGATGAAACCGGCGGCGACTATGGGCGCGCTGCAGGGGCCGCCGAATCCTCTGCCTCCATTCCGGCGCTGCTCGGAACGCTCCCGCTTGGACTGGCGCTGACGGATCGCGACGGTCGCTTCCGCTTCATGAACCAGGCCTTCTGCAGGGCCGCCGGCATCGGCGAGGGCGAGGAGGTGCTCTATCCCAGCGATCTGGTGATGGAAGACGAAAAGGCGATGGTCGCCGACGCCATTCGCAAGATGGCGACTGGCCAGCCCACGCTTCGCGATCTGCGGATAAGGCTGAAAGCCGCGCCCGAAGAGCCGATCGTGCTCACCCTGGCGCGGGTGACGGGTTTCGGCCTGCCCGCCGTGATCCTCTACCTTGCCGACAACAGCGAGCAGGAAAAGCTGGAGCGGCAGGTCGCGCAGGCCACCAAGATGCAGGCCGTGGGCCAGCTCGCCGGTGGCGTCGCGCATGATTTCAACAACATCCTCACCGCCATCATCGGCTATTGCGACCTGATGCTGCTGCGCCACGGGCCGGGCGACAGCGATTTCGACGACATCACCCAGATCAAGCAGAACGCCAATCGCGCCGCCAATCTGGTGCGTCAGCTTCTGGCATTCTCGCGCCAGCAGACATTGCGTCCGCAGGTGCTGCAGATCTCCGATGTGGTGGGCGAACTGTCGCACCTGCTGAAGCGCCTGCTGGGCGAGCGGATTACGCTGACCGTGAAGCATGGCAGAAGCCTGGGTGCAGTGCGTGCAGACCCCGGACAGCTGGAGCAGGTGATCGTCAACCTCGCCGTCAACGCGCGCGACGCGATGCCCGAAGGGGGCGAGCTGTCGATCTCCACCTTCGCCGTGTCGGCCGCCGACGCCCGGCGGCTGGGCGCGGATATCCTGCCGCCCGCCGACTATACGGCGCTGAAGGTCTCCGACACGGGAGCCGGAATACCGGCCGATATTCTCGCCAACATCTTCGAGCCCTTCTTCACCACCAAGGAAGTGGGCAAGGGGACCGGCCTTGGCCTTTCGACCGTTTATGGAATCGTGAAGCAGACGGGCGGCTATATCTTTGCCGAATCGGAGCCCGGCCACGGCGCGAGCTTCACCATCTATCTGCCCGTCCACGCGGCGCGGGAAGGGACGGAGCGGCCCGCAGTGCCCACCGGCTCCAAGGCGCAGGGCAACGAGCTTTGGGGTGTCGGCACCATTCTTCTGGTGGAGGATGAGGCGACCGTCCGCGCGGTGGCGGAACGCGCGCTCGTTCGCAAGGGCTACAGGGTCGTCACGGCGGCCAATGGCGTGGAGGCGCTGGAGCGGCTCGCCGAGGAAGATCACATAGACCTGCTCATATCGGATGTGGTGATGCCTGAAATGGACGGGCCGACGCTGGTAGCGAAAACGCGCGAGGAACGGCCGGACCTGCCAATCGTCTTCATGTCGGGCTATGCCGAGGAGCAGTTGCGCCGTTCGATCTCGGTGCCGGGATTCGCCTTTCTGCCGAAGCCCTTCTCGGTCCAGCAGCTGGGCGAGGCGGTTCGCGACGCACTTGCAAGGGCGCAGGAAAAGCGGGAGCGCGAGGGCGCCTGA
- a CDS encoding DUF2062 domain-containing protein: MPGWIRKNMPQREEVARNRWLRPVAHRVLRSELWRFTRRSVPRGVALGVVVGILVPVAQTIVAAFLALPFRANVPVAAVTTFLTNPLTTPPLWVAAYYLGSWMLKFDSMTPDTEVTRQAHGWISDWLAWLLSNAAPATVTGLVTLALVCAVIGYFLSALGWRIWIARKWRRRQHCRTCRSH, from the coding sequence ATGCCGGGCTGGATCAGGAAGAACATGCCGCAACGCGAGGAGGTGGCGAGGAATCGCTGGCTTCGGCCGGTGGCGCACCGGGTCTTGCGGTCCGAACTGTGGCGGTTCACGCGCCGCTCGGTCCCGCGCGGAGTCGCGCTGGGCGTGGTCGTCGGAATCCTCGTCCCGGTCGCGCAGACCATCGTCGCGGCGTTTCTGGCGCTGCCCTTCCGCGCCAATGTGCCGGTCGCGGCGGTCACGACCTTTCTCACCAATCCTCTCACCACGCCGCCATTGTGGGTCGCCGCCTATTATCTCGGCAGCTGGATGCTGAAGTTTGATTCCATGACTCCCGATACCGAGGTCACCCGACAGGCGCACGGCTGGATCAGCGATTGGTTGGCTTGGCTGCTCTCCAACGCGGCTCCGGCGACGGTGACCGGCCTTGTCACCCTGGCCCTGGTGTGTGCGGTGATCGGCTACTTTCTGTCGGCCCTTGGTTGGCGGATTTGGATCGCCCGCAAATGGCGCAGGCGCCAGCATTGCCGGACTTGCCGGAGCCATTGA